The genomic interval tattctctctcttaattctctctctcggttcttcttctctttcctccccttttctctttgtttcagtTCTAAATCTCCTTCcctttctgctttctcttccCTAAATCCTTccaaattcctatcacaaccctagccaaaccctagggctgTGACAAACTCCAAGTTGTTTAGCTACCAAAAATTACTCAGCAAAATGCAATAATTCGGATTAGGGCACATGTTCAACACTCCATCAATGGTCCAGCAGTCTAGCCagccaaaaagaaaacaaacacaaaacaaaaggGAGGGTGTCAAGTCAAAGTATGTCAGCATGCAAGGAGGAATGGTACCTACTTGATGGTCTCTACATCTCATGGCGAGCCTATGGGAATTCAGACATGGAGGAGTAGGCACAAAAAAATTACAGGTTGGAGGTAGCATTGCAGGACTTGGCAATATCATAATCAATACAGGTGTATTGCTAGTGGACCATTTTAAAGAGGGGGATCAATCAGATTCAATGAGATATTGACTTGAAGAGGGAACTGAATTATTGGAAAGGCAAGCATTCTCATCAGGTTGTCATAGACTTTGGATTCCcaatgaagaaaaagatgacTCGGTTAAGATGGAGGGAGAAATGAAAGATATGAACTGAAATCTTTCAATGACATTTTGATGAGTTGGAGggattcttttttctttggagatggTTTTAGGCATCGAAAGCCATATCTAAGATTGCTTCTTTGTTTGCATGACAATGCAAGGtaaaatcttagccattgaaAGCATGATGAAATCAAATTCACATCTAGTTGTACAAAGAGTCATTAACTGTTTGATTGCTAAAGATTTACAGACTTTGGCTCTATGCACATTTGGCATGTAATACAGCAGGGCTTATATCGGTCAGAGATGTACTAGAGTAGGCAAAAGAGGGAGGGAAAAAACTTGATTTGGTCCATTTGGCCTTCTTGTCATTGATAAGGAAAACCATAACAAGAGATCTTTCGATGATGTAGAAGCTCCTTTTCTCAAGTTCATGCAAATTTTGTCTATCCTACTGAGTTGGGTGTCGAGAAGAGTTTATCTACACTTGAACCAGTGTTTAGATTCAGTGCACAGGTGGAACTCTCTTGGTgccttttattaataattattatgcacataataaccaaaaatactatttattaacacatatattattataggaAAAGAATCAGAGTGCGCCGATATTATCAACATTGGCAGCTTCTAATTATTGACAAGATCGGATACCATCAATGGCTAAATCAAAATAGTTGAGTTGCCTCTGATTTGGGGAATATTTTTACAttcaatatattttgatttcaGTCAAGGTAGaatttgttaaccaagatatgggATGAAAAAGGTCAGATATGAGAAGCATTTCGGATGTTTGTCATTTTTAACGTGTTAAATTATTCCTTTCactgattttttaaattattttattcaattttatattttattatctattatggaaatatgttttggtaatttttaatcATCTGTGGAATTATAGTAATTccaccaataattatttctacttgcTGAATCtttttagaatctatttttgaatatggatttagaaaataaaacactatttttaatttttatttttatttttattttttgacaattcacattaatcataaaacactattttaatcataaatttgttgttgatgttaacatacagttttgaatgaatttggtaatagggatattttggtaaaaagtccttatcttggtgcttatcatagCATTTAACaaacatggaaaaaaaaaagtataattctcaattaattccaagaaaattaacaaacagtctgatataaatcttgaaatgtttcctacccttatcttgaccattcaATATCTTGGTCTGAAAAGCATTCCAAGTTTATTTTGATACTCCCTTATcttgcttattttaacaaacgctacccaAGAATATAGTCAGTTAAACCAACGGTTCAACAGGGAAAAACACTTCTATGACATATGGAACTGTCACTCTGGTGAAAGTTCTCATACAGCAGCACTGTCACATGAAAAGAGGCTGTACACAATACCTCCTCTGAAAATTAGCTGGTTTTTTAAGTCATTCTTGCAATAGTCACTCTCTATGCATGCTTTGACTAACAATTATTTTAGTTGAAGTAACAGAATGCACTTGTTTACAAGCTCATACTTACAAATGAAAACAGGACTTGATCAAAATTTAGACACTATTATTGACTAGAAAGCATGCCCAATTGgaactttaaaaaattattgaagtatGACAGCATTTTGCAAGATTGGAAAGCAGAACAGGACAGAAATTGAGAACACTTTAAGGTTGTAACCAGAACTCGACAAATATCCTCACAGGATTAAGTTAGCATAACAAGAATCTTTTAAATGCAGACTACTAGATAACAGTTGCTCAGTGAAAGCACATTAATAAACAAATGGCAAACTGCTAAAGCCAATAATTTGTCACCAAGTAAAGGCAACTTTCCAAGCTTAATTAAAGAGGAACAGGCTGAATTTGGAAATTACATTAAGTACTATTCTTTTCAGGTGATATGCATTAACATGTACGAACAGTTATTTCATTTTGGCATGGTACAAATCTCAAAGATAGCCTCAACCTCAGTGGCATTTATCAGTTTCACAGCAAAAATGTTCAACTGCAAAGAATTCTCATCATGAGTGACAAAATAAATAGTAAACTTAAAAatggaacatatatataaatggtgAATAATCAATGCAGGTACCACGTTGctaataaaaggaaaagaaagtaaGGAGGCAAGAAGAAAATTAGTCACTACGCATTTCAAATACTAGAATGGATTAGAAATACCGATTACGACTAAATTTAAAGAAACACCGAAAAAGTGAATATGGGAAACATGAATGACTCACTCGAGGAAATCCAGAAATTAAATCAATGGGAACCCAACCCTCATCATCCATCTTGGACCTTAAAAAGTCGTCCTTTACCAAATTGTCATCACTGGAATAAGCATATAAGAAtgataagagaaaaagaaaaaaataagttgCGGAGCCAAGTGTGGCCAAAATTATTAAGTTACCTGAAGTAATAGTCTATCTGATTGACTAATAAAGTAGGCAGAGTAGCACTCGCATCTGCAAATGGGTAAAACATTGGTGGTGGAGTTGGtggcggtggtggtggtggtggtggtggtggtggtggtggtggtggtgcagTATGGATGAATGGCACACCCCTGAAGGAATCTGGAGGCAGTGGCGGGACATACATAAATGGGGATGTCATATCTGAAGCCAAAACAGAAGCAAGTTCTGAGATCGTGAGATAAAGACAAAtgcataaagaaaaataaacctCACCTAgcaaaaatagataaataaataataaacctACCGAAACCCATAGGATTTCCAAAGGGTCTCCCAAACTGGGGCACAATGAAGGGAGTAGAACCCGGCGGTGGTGGCCCTATGAAACCCCTATGTGGAGCCATATGCTGTGGTAGATGAACGTCTCTAGGATTAGAACTTCGTGAAGCATTCCTATCACGGTCTTGATCACGCCTGCTACCATGCGTATTATGACGGCCCCCAAAGTTGCTCCTCCGGGAAAAATTTCGCTGTGAAGACTGATCATTCACTGGATGAGAATGAGAAACAAAGCCTCCAATTGGTCTTCCTTCCCAACTATTGCCCTTGTAAGGATGTTCACCAAGAGAAGAATCCGGCAATGCTGGTACCAATGCACCATAAGGCATTTCAAACAGAGCGTATGGTGGTGGCGGCGGGGGGCCCCGACTAAAGCCACTCACCGCTGATCCAACCCCAGTCCCGCCACCACGTTTTCCTGATCTTTGCCGAACTGGGATTGTTTGGCTTGGAGTCGAACTAGGGTTTGGATTAGCATCAACGTGCTTCTGATTCTGAGGTGAATTCGAAATTACAGGACCCTAAAAGAAAGGGATAAACGCATTATCATGGCTGCAAACAGAGAACATGAATCAAAATATTACATCCTAAAGCTTAGTAATTATAAAACCATGTACTTATGGACATTACACCAGGATGTACAAATATACAATTTATAGAAAGGTGCAGATTCACGCATAAGTATATATAGGATTTTGCATGCATATAATCAATCCTTTTAAGTCCTAAAAATTGGTAATCCTAGAACTACAAAGTTACGCATACAAATTGGTTTTGTGAGAACTGAACCTGCGAGGTGGAAAGGGAAGGGTCGGAGACAGGCTTAGAAGAATCCGATGTTGATTTGGAAGGAGTCCGAGTAGACTCTGATAGAGCGGGCCAGGAAACAGCACCGCCGATGAGAGGGCCTACGCCGGCGACGACGCCGTTTAAGGGTTTGTTCCAAGCTGGCTTCTTGAGATTACCGGCATTGCTTTGATTGCTATCGGAGTTCCCCGCAGGAGCCTCGGCGGAACGAGGGGAATCGGATAACACAGCTTGGTCCCCGGCGGGGAGCAGCGATGGCGGTGGCGACGGAGAGGCCGACACGACCTGAGCCCACGCAGCTCGCTTGCTGTCGACGTCGGGGGGAGGCGGAGACGACGGCGTGAGGGTGTTGGGTGGAGATCCGGCCGCCATGGCCGTCAAAACTAGGGTTGATGAATAAGAACTAAGAAGAGGTTTTTGGCGAGCAACAGATGCTTCCAACGAAGATAGAAGAGATTAATACGCTAGAAGAAGGAAGGTGATTTGGCGAAGGGGAGATGGAAAATTAGGGTTTTCTGGAGGAAGGGATCGGCATTGAAAAGCGTTCGATCGATCGATCAATCTCAggtttctttccttccttccttcctctctctttctttgccGTTTGTGTTGTTTTGGAGTGACTGCGGTGCGGTGCCTCTCACAGCTATCTGTTATGCTTCCCAATTACCCAAATAACCTCTTTTTTCCTCTTGCCTTTCTCACCCAATTTACCCTTATACCCCTCCTGCTTATCCTTTACTTCCATGCTGCCCCTCCTTGCCGCGGCAATTATctcctaatttctttttcctaaataataataaaattggcTAGTAGGGGAACGGGGAAGGCTCGGGTGGTCAATCATTATCACTTTACCGTAACTTTCCATTGGCTGGCCGAcccttgatgatgatgatgcatatcatattatcaattatttttaaaattatcatccTTCCTTGCTGATATTGTTCATATCGTAACTAAATTTAAGGCACCTTTGTGATGATCTTAAATGTTATATGACCATATTAATCTactttaaatacttaaattagaGATTCATTTGAGTTTAAGAAAAGCATCacagaaatattaaaaatgcgaGATCCGTATAAAATTTGTATACATATACCTCTCacccttatttttttaatattttacgaATAATATGACCGTGATAAGGGACGTGATTGTCTATTAATTATTCTcgacaataaaatttattttataattattgataaTGATTGgttagattgtaattttttcatcATTATTATCTCTAATATGAACGcatttgtgaaaaataattaatagtttaaaatgCTTAtagattatattttataacaataacatatataatcaaGCGTTTAATTAATTCGAGACATTTAACTATAACAAGCTTATTTGTGACAtcattttctttacttttaagtagataataatgaaattaaacaaAACTTTAAATTCATAAACTCATAGTTACAAGTGAAGTTTAGAGGTGAGCATTAATTAGTtaaaatctaatattttaaactctaattaatttgggttgattttttactaaatttagtTCAGTTCAATTTAGCATATATTGTTAAAAAAGAATATAAGCTGAATTAATTAATCAGATATATGGTATTTTAtagaaataacaataaattCTTTAGATTATTTGCGGAATTGCCCCTAAATTAATATCTATCACAAAATTTGCATTTACttaaatgtttaaatttatattaaattcttttaatattaattattctaaATAAGAGTAATGTTAAGGCATTcattaagatataataaatacatcttctttttgtaaatacgtatatttattacattttgtTTATGGTCTTTAAATGCTTTTATTGGCTGATAATAATCCATTGTATGCTAAAATATTTAACTAACCAATAAGAATGTTTAGGAACTAAAAATAAAGTGCCGTATTTtgtaagaaacaaataaaatataataaatacactttatctaaaaataaaatataattattacattttaAGCGCTCGCTAACATTACCCTTTTAaggttcaattattttaattaattacgaTCATTTTGATTGGTtcaattgttttaattaattttagaatgatttaattatattattatatataaatttaattaattctgttcatcactaaattaatttataaccaactaaaataattaaatatttaaccCGATTGATGGGTTCACTCTACATCAGccattaaattacaatattaaatGATCATGAAGCATATTAAAAAGTAACTCTCCAACTCTTAACTGTTACATAAAATTTGactctttaattatttaattaaaataagtaatatataGTCCATTGTTAAGAGGGTAATTGGCCTCTTCATACCTAATTACtgtaacatttttctttctttgaactTAGGATGAATTATGACAATATTCTATTATCTATTctttctattattatatatacaaagcTCAACTTAGAGCATTTAAATCACATTAATTACATTaccattaaaattattaattaattaatgttattaaaggttctaaattatttatatatgggAGTGGTGGTTACTCCATTTTTGCTTCCTTTTTGAGTCGAAAAGATTAGTTGAATTGCAAATGAAGTTTAATATTAATCAAACTTGTGAATTAAATTGGTAAGTTTACTCTGGCGAATGatcaattcaattaattatgATTCCAAATTGACTTTGACTTTGACTGTGGCTTTGGGCCGAAATTTCATGTAAAAATCGATGCCTATTTCGAAGTGATCCCATTTACTCCGTTATAATCAATCATACAAAAATAgtcctcttttattttttatttttttcgtatACAAAAGTCATAGGCCGTGTtcaattatacaaaatattttatgtttttaattttaaagtttaattaaatatttgaatatttcattaaaagataaaaaaaaactcaattttataattaataatatctaATAATCAACTCGCTTGATATATGTATTCACTAGTCAAGTCATGCTCAATTTTATTGTCTTATGAGAGTTCTCAAATCGATCATGCTTAGGATTTCACTACCTGATTcgactaaaatttttattcaaagttAAGCAATAAGCTCAACTCAATTAAGATTtagaataattttctaaaatcgAACAATCAATTCTAATTTCAATAACGTTAGAAtaaatcttttttcttaatattaccttaaaaaaaaaaaattgagaaacatCTCTACTAGTATTGTGATGTATGCCACTAAGGTTGTCATGTCTCAAAACTTTTCACAAACATTGCATAAAGGTGGAAGAGATTGGTTTAATACGAATCTCATAGGCTAGTGACTTCAAATTCAAACAGCTTGTAGAGGAATTTATAGATAGGTTTCTAGGTAATTGAGCCCCCAAAGAAATGTAGCTTGTGATTACTATGCGTAAAGTCCAACCTTAATGAACCTTTGAGGCAATTCATCACCAATTTCCAACCAAGGATCGACAAATTAGAAAACAAAGTGACAATAGTCACCCTCCCCAACACCCTCAAGAAAATTGGATTTGACTTTTACTTGAATAAGAATGAgctaaaaatacaaatataaatatacaactTGCTAACGGTATATGTATGCCAAAGAACTGGCCAATACAACCTACAAGTGATATCTTACTctagatataaatattttgataataaaaatattttaaatatgttttgatgatgaaaaatgttTCATGTATGTCCGTACCTCgcaattaatcaaaaattaatttcttgatgAAATAAGACTAAGTGTATGTTTAaacagtttgaaaaaaaaagtgaaacttattttaaatcaaatatctTGAAAGTAATATGAAAGATTTTTCTTAAAGCAAAAACCAATCTCTTGTCGACTACTTTAagtgttttgttttttgatctgtcgactaatcCCAAACCATCTGCCGACTAATAGATTGGTAAGTTTTGATTTATCGACTAAGTTCAAGTAATTTGTCAactaacaaaatgaaaatttcaaatattttataatatgacCTTGATTTGTTGACTAACTTATATGAATTGAATGTAATTCATTTATATGAATTGGTTAGAACAGTGAGAGATAAGAATTAGGTGTAATTGAGACTTGAGTTTAGAGAGAAAATATTGAGTTTTGTAATTGTAAAGTTTACtatatagtgatattttttttctgtcGTCCTAATGATTGTGGTTTTTCcttttcaagatttttcatgtaaaaagtttttgtgtttaaatgtgattgaattttttatttctcatcTTATTCTTTAacaataagattaaaattaaaaataaaaaaaaatcctaaaacagAAGGGCCATTAAAAGGTTTATTTTGCTAATCCAACAGCATCTAAGTATTTCtttattataagaaaaaaaaagtcattATTACATTTGTTCTTCCTTCTTACTTGCGTTGGAATCCAATGGGCTTGAGGTTGGTTTGAACTTTGAAGTGAGTCATTGGGCTTTTTAGTTTGGGTTGTAACATTGATGCCGATGGGCTCACTGTCTTAATGGTTCAcctctttccctttctcttttatttttctaattgatGGTTACTTATTAAAGGCGTGGACTCTACAACCCTTCGactttgaaagaagaaagggtaaATATTGTCTCGTGACtgattaaattataagaatcatgctatatgtataatttttttatacattttgaatTACATAAAGGGGTActatgattaaaatatcatgCATCTCATATATGCTTTTATGCACTTTATGAGGGACTTTTttgttattggtatatctttatataactcaaaatatatacaaaggtataccaataatatttttcaaattataataaGTTAGAATTCACACTAATTAATTATGGGTCTGACTCCTTATCCTGTGTAGTGTAGTGaaacaaaattttttataatttattttttttattaaaattgagaatacGAATGGTGAGAGATCGTGCAATTTCAATCATCTAACAatcttcttctttctaattttgttGACTCAAAACATCAAagtttttttagatttaaaagaaatatataagTGGAAttgtttactatatatatatatattttaaaagcaTCATATAAATCACTATATTAGTCATTACATTATGATTGACACGTTGGATGATGATGCaaatttcatcattatattttgatttgggaGCCTAATTGGccatta from Diospyros lotus cultivar Yz01 chromosome 8, ASM1463336v1, whole genome shotgun sequence carries:
- the LOC127807765 gene encoding la-related protein 1B-like, with amino-acid sequence MAAGSPPNTLTPSSPPPPDVDSKRAAWAQVVSASPSPPPSLLPAGDQAVLSDSPRSAEAPAGNSDSNQSNAGNLKKPAWNKPLNGVVAGVGPLIGGAVSWPALSESTRTPSKSTSDSSKPVSDPSLSTSQGPVISNSPQNQKHVDANPNPSSTPSQTIPVRQRSGKRGGGTGVGSAVSGFSRGPPPPPPYALFEMPYGALVPALPDSSLGEHPYKGNSWEGRPIGGFVSHSHPVNDQSSQRNFSRRSNFGGRHNTHGSRRDQDRDRNASRSSNPRDVHLPQHMAPHRGFIGPPPPGSTPFIVPQFGRPFGNPMGFDMTSPFMYVPPLPPDSFRGVPFIHTAPPPPPPPPPPPPPPPPTPPPMFYPFADASATLPTLLVNQIDYYFSDDNLVKDDFLRSKMDDEGWVPIDLISGFPRVQQMTNNIQFILDSLRASSVVEVQGNKVRRRNEWRKWIPASGRFPIDSGSQPPVGLTSNLIKSFQKVSLDEVNANQDSATTELGASQSSSEELNRYSKLANGECTNEEASSQI